In Sphingobium sp. B2D3C, a genomic segment contains:
- a CDS encoding LysR family transcriptional regulator: MASDLSPFSFNLRHLAAVAAVTHKGSVSAAASTLHLTQPAVTQAIARVESIMDVQLFERRTDGMTPLPPAMALAERVEQAAELIGSRRVTMAQLRAFLAVADSGSYAAAAAQSGLSQPTLHRAIGDLSLILRRSLVERRGRGIALTDAGRRTARNFRLARTELEAGLDEALGQSGGVPARITIGAMPLSRARVLPRALARFNTAFPAIEIVIVEGSHGELAESLRDGSIDMMVGAMRDPPPGPDLMQRPLFEDEVIIIARAGHPEAGPARDRPLSDLARYAWILPSPGAPLRTRFDEMFRTAGLAPPPVPIECGSVMMIREILMQTDFLTLLSPDQVSVEQEAGWLVSLGAPPGGFSRAVALTTRAQWRPAPAQAAFIAELDRAATEPFASAYGTEREQICDSDR; this comes from the coding sequence ATGGCATCCGACCTCTCACCCTTCTCCTTCAATCTGCGCCACCTCGCGGCGGTCGCCGCGGTGACGCATAAAGGGAGTGTGTCGGCCGCTGCGAGCACGCTCCATCTGACCCAGCCTGCTGTGACCCAAGCCATTGCCCGCGTGGAAAGCATCATGGACGTGCAGCTGTTCGAGCGGCGCACGGACGGCATGACGCCCCTCCCTCCTGCAATGGCGCTGGCTGAGCGCGTTGAGCAAGCGGCCGAACTGATCGGCTCGCGACGGGTGACCATGGCGCAGTTGCGGGCTTTCCTCGCCGTCGCGGATAGCGGAAGCTATGCGGCGGCAGCAGCACAGAGCGGCCTGTCGCAGCCAACCCTGCATCGCGCCATTGGCGATCTATCGCTGATCCTCCGGCGCTCGCTCGTGGAGCGACGCGGACGGGGCATCGCGCTGACCGATGCGGGCCGGCGCACCGCCCGGAATTTCCGTCTTGCCCGGACAGAGCTGGAAGCAGGCCTCGACGAAGCCCTGGGCCAATCCGGCGGCGTGCCCGCGCGGATCACCATCGGGGCGATGCCCCTCTCACGCGCCCGGGTGCTGCCGCGCGCGCTGGCAAGGTTCAACACCGCATTTCCGGCCATAGAGATCGTGATCGTCGAAGGATCGCATGGCGAACTGGCGGAATCCCTGCGCGACGGCAGCATAGACATGATGGTCGGCGCCATGCGCGATCCGCCACCCGGCCCGGACCTCATGCAGCGCCCCCTGTTCGAGGATGAGGTGATTATCATCGCGCGGGCCGGTCATCCTGAGGCCGGTCCGGCACGGGATCGCCCGTTGAGCGATCTCGCGCGCTATGCCTGGATCTTGCCGTCGCCCGGGGCGCCCCTGCGGACGCGCTTCGACGAGATGTTCCGCACGGCCGGACTTGCCCCGCCGCCCGTTCCGATCGAATGCGGGTCGGTGATGATGATCCGCGAAATCCTGATGCAGACTGACTTTCTGACCCTGCTCTCGCCCGATCAGGTCTCGGTCGAGCAGGAGGCGGGCTGGCTCGTCTCGCTTGGCGCCCCGCCCGGGGGCTTCTCCCGCGCGGTCGCGCTCACCACCCGGGCACAGTGGCGGCCGGCCCCGGCACAAGCAGCCTTCATCGCCGAGCTGGACCGGGCCGCGACGGAACCATTCGCTTCTGCTTATGGCACGGAGCGGGAACAAATTTGCGATTCTGATCGATAG
- a CDS encoding NAD(P)-dependent oxidoreductase: protein MSGRIALIGFGEAGRTFAGAAGWRSDARAFDLKAIEPQTAGPIRAAYTETGVTGRESLADALAGAEIILSLVTADQTEAAASAAARHLSPGALFFDMNSVSPGAKQRNAAAIERAGGRYVDVAVMSPVQPAAMTVPLLISGPHAAQGEAALRAIGFSKVAIAGDQVGAASATKMVRSVMIKGIEALTAEMILAARRAGVTENVLASLGGDWPEKIDYNLDRMLAHGTRRAAEMDEVVVTLTELGIEPAMTRGTVTRQRAMGALLGSVEMPQGLEAKLAFLDAMHPEMIAKPVSAAQPKITETEKSGR from the coding sequence ATGAGCGGGAGAATTGCCCTTATCGGCTTCGGGGAAGCGGGACGGACCTTCGCCGGTGCTGCCGGATGGCGCAGCGACGCGCGCGCATTCGACCTCAAGGCAATCGAACCGCAGACCGCCGGCCCGATCCGCGCCGCGTACACTGAAACGGGCGTCACGGGCCGCGAGTCCCTGGCGGACGCGCTAGCCGGCGCGGAAATAATCCTGAGCCTCGTCACCGCCGATCAGACCGAGGCGGCAGCGTCCGCAGCCGCGCGGCACCTGTCCCCCGGCGCGCTGTTCTTCGACATGAATTCCGTGTCGCCGGGCGCCAAGCAGCGCAATGCTGCAGCGATCGAGCGGGCTGGCGGTCGTTACGTCGATGTAGCGGTCATGTCGCCCGTGCAGCCCGCCGCGATGACTGTGCCTCTGCTGATCAGCGGCCCGCACGCCGCGCAGGGTGAAGCGGCGCTGCGCGCGATCGGCTTCAGCAAGGTTGCAATTGCGGGCGATCAGGTCGGCGCCGCCAGCGCGACGAAGATGGTCCGTTCTGTCATGATCAAGGGCATCGAGGCGCTGACGGCGGAGATGATCCTCGCGGCCCGTCGTGCGGGCGTGACCGAGAACGTGCTGGCCTCACTCGGCGGAGATTGGCCCGAAAAGATCGATTATAATCTCGACCGCATGCTCGCCCACGGCACGCGCCGCGCTGCCGAGATGGACGAGGTGGTCGTGACGCTTACCGAGCTGGGCATTGAACCGGCCATGACACGCGGGACAGTGACACGCCAGCGGGCGATGGGCGCCTTGCTCGGTTCGGTCGAGATGCCGCAGGGGCTTGAGGCAAAGCTGGCCTTTCTCGATGCCATGCATCCCGAAATGATCGCGAAGCCCGTGTCCGCTGCGCAGCCCAAAATTACAGAAACAGAAAAGTCTGGAAGGTGA
- a CDS encoding amidohydrolase family protein has protein sequence MTMIIDCHGHYTVLPKAHDEWREQQKAAFKNGTPCPPYPEISDDDIRETIEQNQLRLIKERGADMTIFSPRASAMAPHVGDQSVAVPWAQACNDLIARVVDLYPETFAGVCMLPQSPEADMTSSIAELDRCVNELGFIGCNLNPDASGGHFKQAPLTDKFWYPFYEKMVELDVPAMIHVSGSCNPAMHATGAYYLAADTIAFMQLLQGNLFADFPTLRFIIPHGGGAVPYHWGRFRGLADMLKQPSLDTLLMNNVFFDTCVYHQPGINLLADVIDNKNILFGSEMVGAVRGIDPTTGHYFDDTKRYIDALDISDEERHAIFEGNTRRVFPRLDAKLNARGL, from the coding sequence ATGACGATGATCATCGACTGCCATGGCCACTATACCGTGCTGCCCAAGGCGCATGACGAGTGGCGCGAGCAGCAGAAGGCGGCCTTCAAAAATGGCACGCCCTGCCCGCCCTATCCCGAGATTTCTGACGACGACATTCGCGAGACCATCGAGCAGAACCAGCTGCGCCTCATCAAGGAGCGCGGCGCGGACATGACAATCTTCTCGCCTCGCGCCTCGGCCATGGCGCCCCATGTTGGCGATCAGTCGGTCGCGGTCCCGTGGGCGCAGGCCTGTAACGACCTCATTGCGCGCGTCGTCGATCTCTACCCCGAGACATTCGCTGGCGTGTGCATGTTGCCGCAGTCGCCAGAGGCGGACATGACCAGCTCGATCGCCGAGCTGGACCGCTGCGTCAATGAGCTGGGCTTCATCGGCTGCAACCTGAACCCGGATGCGAGCGGCGGCCACTTCAAGCAGGCGCCGCTGACTGACAAATTCTGGTATCCCTTCTACGAGAAAATGGTCGAGCTGGACGTCCCGGCGATGATCCACGTCTCGGGCAGCTGCAATCCCGCAATGCACGCGACGGGCGCCTATTATCTGGCGGCCGATACGATCGCCTTCATGCAGCTGCTGCAGGGCAATCTGTTCGCCGATTTCCCAACGCTGCGCTTCATCATCCCGCATGGCGGCGGCGCGGTGCCTTATCACTGGGGCCGGTTCCGGGGCCTCGCGGACATGCTCAAGCAGCCCAGCCTTGATACGCTGCTCATGAACAACGTGTTCTTCGACACCTGCGTCTATCACCAGCCCGGCATCAACCTGCTGGCCGACGTGATCGATAATAAGAACATCCTGTTCGGCAGCGAGATGGTCGGTGCCGTGCGTGGGATCGACCCGACGACCGGTCATTATTTCGACGATACGAAGCGCTATATCGATGCGCTCGACATTTCTGACGAGGAGCGTCACGCGATTTTTGAGGGCAATACCCGCCGCGTCTTCCCGCGTCTCGACGCCAAGCTGAACGCCCGCGGGCTCTAA
- the ligA gene encoding protocatechuate 4,5-dioxygenase subunit alpha, translating to MTEKKERIDVHAYLAEFDDIPGTRVFTAQRARRGYNLNQFAMSLMKAENRERFKADESAYLDEWNLTPAAKAAVLARDYNAMIDEGGNVYFLSKLFSTDGKSFQFAAGSMTGMTQEEYAQMMIDGGRSPEGVRSIKGGF from the coding sequence ATGACCGAGAAGAAAGAAAGAATCGACGTTCACGCTTATCTTGCCGAGTTTGACGACATTCCCGGCACCCGCGTGTTCACGGCCCAGCGCGCGCGCCGGGGCTACAATCTCAATCAGTTCGCGATGAGCCTGATGAAGGCCGAGAATCGCGAGCGGTTCAAGGCGGACGAGAGCGCCTATCTGGACGAGTGGAACCTGACGCCCGCCGCCAAGGCGGCCGTGCTGGCCCGCGACTACAATGCCATGATCGACGAGGGCGGGAATGTTTACTTCCTCTCCAAGCTCTTCTCGACCGATGGCAAGAGCTTCCAGTTCGCTGCCGGATCGATGACCGGCATGACGCAGGAAGAATATGCACAGATGATGATCGACGGTGGTCGTTCGCCTGAGGGCGTGCGCTCGATCAAGGGAGGATTTTGA
- a CDS encoding class III extradiol dioxygenase subunit beta: protein MARVTTGITSSHIPALGAAMQTKTSDNDYWGPVFKGYEPIREWIKQPGNTPDVVILVYNDHASAFDMNIIPTFAIGCAESFKPADEGWGPRPVPDVKGHPDLAWHIAQSLILDEFDMTIMNQMDVDHGCTVPLSMIFGEPEEWPCKVIPFPVNVVTYPPPSGKRCFSLGDSIRAAVESFPEDLNVHVWGTGGMSHQLQGPRAGLINKEFDLNFIDKLISDPAELSKMPHIQYLRESGSEGIELVMWLIMRGALPEKVRDLYTFYHIPASNTALGAMILQPEETAGAPLEPRKVMSGHSMAKA from the coding sequence ATGGCACGCGTTACCACGGGCATTACGTCCAGCCACATTCCCGCGCTCGGCGCGGCGATGCAGACCAAGACGAGCGACAACGATTATTGGGGTCCGGTCTTCAAGGGCTATGAGCCGATCCGGGAGTGGATCAAGCAGCCGGGCAACACCCCCGACGTTGTGATCCTGGTCTATAACGACCACGCCTCGGCGTTCGACATGAACATCATCCCGACCTTCGCGATCGGCTGCGCGGAGAGCTTCAAGCCGGCGGACGAAGGCTGGGGCCCGCGCCCCGTGCCCGACGTGAAGGGCCATCCGGACCTCGCCTGGCACATCGCCCAGAGCTTGATCCTCGATGAATTCGACATGACCATCATGAACCAGATGGACGTCGACCATGGCTGCACCGTGCCGCTCTCGATGATCTTCGGCGAGCCTGAGGAATGGCCGTGCAAGGTCATTCCCTTCCCGGTCAACGTGGTCACCTATCCGCCGCCGTCGGGCAAGCGCTGCTTCAGCCTGGGCGACAGCATCCGCGCCGCGGTCGAGAGCTTCCCGGAAGACCTCAATGTCCACGTCTGGGGCACAGGCGGCATGAGCCACCAGCTTCAGGGTCCGCGGGCCGGCCTGATCAACAAGGAGTTCGACCTGAACTTCATCGACAAGCTGATCAGCGATCCCGCAGAGCTGAGCAAGATGCCGCACATCCAGTATCTGCGCGAAAGCGGATCGGAAGGCATCGAGCTGGTCATGTGGCTGATCATGCGCGGCGCGCTGCCGGAGAAGGTGCGTGACCTCTACACCTTCTACCACATCCCGGCCTCCAACACTGCGCTCGGCGCGATGATCCTGCAACCGGAAGAAACGGCCGGAGCGCCGCTGGAACCGCGCAAGGTGATGAGCGGCCATAGCATGGCGAAGGCCTGA
- a CDS encoding Gfo/Idh/MocA family oxidoreductase, producing MRIALAGAGAFGEKHLDGLKNIDGVEIVSIISRRAEQAAEVAAKYGAKHSGTELDEALARDDVDAVILCTPTQMHAQQAIACMKAGKHVQVEIPLSDSWADAQAVIDTQKETGLVCMVGHTRRFNPSHQYIHNKITAGELAIQQMDVQTYFFRRKNMNAKGEARSWTDHLLWHHAAHTVDLFAYQAGKIVQANAVQGPMHPELGIAMDMSIQLKSESGAICTLSLSFNNDGPLGTFFRYICDNGTWIARYDDLVTGKEEPVDLSGVAVSSNGIELQDREFIAAIREGREPNSSVAQVLDCYRVLGELEVQLNKAG from the coding sequence ATGAGAATCGCACTCGCAGGCGCCGGCGCATTCGGCGAAAAGCATCTCGACGGCCTCAAGAACATCGATGGCGTGGAGATCGTATCGATCATCAGCCGCCGTGCCGAGCAGGCCGCCGAAGTCGCCGCCAAATATGGCGCGAAGCACAGCGGCACCGAACTGGACGAAGCGCTTGCACGTGATGACGTGGACGCGGTGATCCTCTGCACGCCCACGCAGATGCACGCCCAGCAGGCCATTGCGTGCATGAAGGCGGGCAAGCATGTGCAGGTGGAAATCCCGCTGTCGGACAGCTGGGCCGACGCCCAGGCGGTCATCGACACGCAGAAGGAAACCGGCCTCGTCTGCATGGTCGGCCACACCCGCCGCTTCAACCCGAGCCACCAGTATATCCATAACAAGATTACGGCCGGCGAACTCGCGATCCAGCAGATGGACGTGCAGACCTATTTCTTCCGCCGCAAGAACATGAATGCCAAGGGCGAGGCCCGCTCTTGGACGGACCATCTGCTGTGGCACCACGCCGCGCACACGGTCGACCTGTTCGCCTATCAGGCCGGCAAGATCGTGCAGGCCAATGCCGTGCAAGGCCCGATGCACCCGGAGCTGGGCATCGCGATGGACATGTCCATCCAGCTCAAGAGCGAGAGCGGCGCGATCTGCACCCTCTCCCTCTCGTTCAACAATGATGGGCCGCTCGGCACCTTCTTCCGCTACATCTGCGACAATGGCACCTGGATCGCGCGCTATGACGACCTGGTGACCGGCAAGGAAGAGCCTGTGGACCTGAGCGGCGTCGCGGTCTCCAGCAACGGCATCGAGCTGCAGGACCGCGAGTTCATTGCCGCGATCCGCGAGGGCCGCGAGCCGAACAGCTCGGTCGCACAGGTGCTCGATTGCTATCGCGTGCTCGGCGAGCTGGAAGTCCAGCTCAACAAGGCCGGCTGA
- a CDS encoding aldo/keto reductase → MTSPSTPLPTRRIADMAVSAISLGCMNLSHAYDAPPSEEEGARLLNHALDIGVTHLDSAALYGGGKNEGLIARAVGHRRKDFVLSSKCVLDLIDGERVLDGRPETITGSLERSLKRLDTDFIDLYYMHRLDRNVPIEDSMGALVRAKEAGKIGAIGLSEMSAASIRRAHAVHPIAAIQSEYSPWVRNPEVAVLDACRDLDIAFVAFSPVARGMLAGAISSIDFKPGDIRIPMPRFQEPNFSHNLKLAERFNAVAADLGITPAQLSLAWGLARAPQIIAIPGTRSIAHLEENVKAASITLTPESVAAVDAIFAPGAVAGARYPAPVQKQIDTELLPEEADAA, encoded by the coding sequence ATGACTTCGCCATCGACACCCCTCCCCACCCGCCGCATCGCGGACATGGCCGTCTCCGCCATCAGTCTGGGCTGCATGAACCTCTCTCACGCTTATGACGCCCCGCCGAGCGAGGAGGAAGGCGCGCGCCTGCTCAATCATGCGCTCGACATCGGCGTGACGCATCTCGACAGCGCAGCGCTGTATGGCGGTGGCAAGAATGAGGGCCTGATCGCCCGCGCTGTCGGCCATCGCCGCAAGGACTTCGTGCTGTCGAGCAAGTGCGTGCTCGATCTGATCGACGGCGAGCGTGTGCTCGACGGGCGGCCGGAGACGATCACGGGATCGCTGGAACGCTCGCTCAAGCGGCTCGATACCGATTTTATCGATCTCTATTACATGCACCGGCTCGACCGGAACGTGCCGATCGAAGACTCGATGGGCGCTTTGGTACGCGCGAAGGAAGCCGGGAAGATCGGTGCCATCGGCCTTTCCGAAATGTCCGCAGCGAGCATCCGCCGCGCGCATGCCGTGCATCCCATTGCGGCCATTCAGTCCGAATATTCGCCCTGGGTGCGCAATCCGGAAGTCGCTGTGCTGGACGCCTGCCGCGATCTCGATATCGCCTTCGTCGCCTTTTCGCCGGTCGCGCGCGGAATGCTTGCCGGGGCGATCAGCAGCATCGACTTCAAGCCCGGCGACATCCGCATCCCCATGCCGCGCTTTCAAGAGCCGAATTTCAGCCATAACCTCAAGCTGGCCGAGCGGTTCAATGCGGTAGCGGCCGATCTCGGCATCACACCTGCACAGCTCAGCCTCGCGTGGGGTCTGGCGCGGGCGCCGCAGATCATCGCGATCCCCGGCACGCGGTCCATCGCGCATCTCGAGGAGAATGTGAAAGCGGCCTCCATCACCCTTACGCCCGAATCCGTCGCGGCCGTCGATGCGATTTTCGCGCCTGGCGCCGTTGCCGGCGCGCGTTATCCCGCACCGGTGCAGAAGCAGATCGATACCGAATTGCTGCCCGAAGAGGCGGACGCGGCATGA
- a CDS encoding nuclear transport factor 2 family protein, translating to MSVTLDDATRRAIEWDCTTLINRYTLLNDAADWDAVAALYTEDGQMARPSAPDQPIKGRDAILATFKSRPARAARHVVSNVVVDVVSEIEATALSVIVLYQGVASETGGLPVRDPKGPLIGTYADRLRKTPEGWRFAERRGGLDFAA from the coding sequence ATGAGCGTGACACTGGACGACGCGACGCGGCGGGCAATCGAGTGGGACTGCACCACGCTCATCAATCGCTACACGCTGCTCAACGATGCGGCTGACTGGGACGCCGTCGCGGCCCTCTACACCGAGGATGGTCAGATGGCCCGGCCGAGCGCACCGGATCAGCCCATCAAGGGACGTGACGCCATTCTTGCGACCTTCAAGAGCAGGCCGGCCCGTGCGGCGCGCCATGTGGTTTCCAACGTGGTCGTGGACGTCGTAAGCGAGATCGAAGCGACGGCGCTGTCGGTCATCGTGCTGTATCAGGGCGTCGCGAGCGAAACCGGCGGGCTGCCCGTGCGCGATCCCAAGGGGCCGCTGATCGGTACCTATGCGGACCGCCTGCGCAAGACACCGGAGGGATGGCGCTTTGCAGAACGGCGCGGCGGTCTGGATTTCGCGGCATGA
- a CDS encoding acyl-CoA thioesterase, with the protein MTGAPASQPDDFQAFLSRPYRIEWGHCDPAGIVYAPRFLEMFGESTIMLFEKALGVRKRDMLKTQGVVGFPMVDVSAKFQRPAAYGDDVVLEVEAPHFGNSSFTIRHRLLKDGHVCVSGTEKRVWTVRDSERPGGMRAERVPDDIRARFALP; encoded by the coding sequence ATGACCGGCGCCCCTGCTTCGCAGCCGGATGACTTCCAGGCGTTCCTCTCCCGACCCTATCGCATTGAATGGGGACATTGCGACCCGGCGGGCATCGTCTATGCGCCGCGCTTCCTCGAGATGTTCGGCGAGAGCACGATCATGCTGTTCGAGAAGGCGCTTGGCGTGCGCAAGCGGGACATGCTGAAAACCCAGGGCGTAGTCGGCTTTCCGATGGTTGATGTGTCGGCCAAGTTCCAGCGCCCCGCCGCCTATGGCGACGATGTGGTGCTGGAGGTGGAAGCGCCCCATTTCGGCAATTCCAGCTTCACCATTCGCCATCGCCTGCTCAAGGACGGCCATGTCTGCGTAAGCGGCACGGAAAAGCGGGTCTGGACCGTGCGGGACAGCGAGCGCCCGGGCGGGATGCGCGCCGAGCGCGTGCCCGATGACATTCGGGCCCGGTTCGCTCTGCCCTGA
- a CDS encoding MFS transporter has translation MVMGDAGTPRLRSGGYQAWLVGLLSLNFGIVFFDRQALNVLMPFVQPELGLSNAQIGLLAGGLSFTWAIAAFAIGRLSDTIGNRKLLLVGATLGFSLCCFLSGMATSFLFMLCARMLMGAAEGGVMPISHAMVASEVDPRRRGLAQGIAQNFGSNLLGSFLAPVLLVWFGLEFGWRNAFFLASIPGIICALLIWFTLEEPAAPARPQVQDGQAQGVLSVLRTRNVLVCVLLGVLMVSYFVICLTFLPIYLTSVRSYTPTEMSWLIATLGISATIGSFAISGLSDWIGRRPVMIAMPLLGIILPLGALYWSGSIWGLVPIFFFGWGLNGIFPLFMATVPSESVDPRQAATALGLTMGSAEILGGVFAPSLAGVAADATSLAAPLWIMVVLAILGGIVAMFLTETAPSQRARTAVAA, from the coding sequence ATGGTGATGGGGGATGCGGGCACGCCGCGTCTGCGCAGCGGCGGCTATCAGGCATGGCTGGTCGGACTGCTCAGCCTGAATTTCGGCATCGTCTTTTTCGATCGGCAGGCACTTAACGTGCTGATGCCATTCGTCCAGCCCGAGCTCGGGTTGTCCAATGCGCAGATCGGTCTGCTCGCCGGCGGCCTCTCCTTTACCTGGGCCATTGCCGCCTTCGCCATCGGGCGCCTGTCGGACACGATCGGCAATCGCAAGCTGCTGCTCGTCGGCGCGACTTTGGGCTTCTCGCTCTGCTGTTTCCTGAGCGGGATGGCGACGAGCTTCCTCTTCATGCTGTGCGCACGGATGCTGATGGGCGCGGCGGAGGGCGGCGTGATGCCGATCAGCCATGCCATGGTCGCCAGTGAAGTCGATCCGCGCCGTCGCGGCCTTGCGCAGGGCATCGCCCAGAATTTCGGGTCCAACCTGCTTGGGTCTTTTCTCGCGCCGGTCTTGCTGGTGTGGTTCGGCCTGGAATTCGGATGGCGCAACGCCTTTTTCCTCGCGTCCATTCCCGGCATCATCTGTGCCCTGCTGATCTGGTTCACGCTGGAGGAGCCCGCAGCGCCGGCACGGCCACAGGTCCAGGATGGCCAAGCCCAAGGTGTCCTCAGTGTGTTGCGCACCCGCAATGTGCTGGTCTGCGTGCTGCTGGGCGTGCTGATGGTCAGCTATTTCGTCATCTGCCTGACCTTCCTGCCGATCTACCTCACCAGCGTCAGAAGCTACACGCCGACGGAAATGAGCTGGCTGATCGCAACCTTGGGGATTTCCGCGACTATCGGCAGCTTCGCGATCTCGGGCCTGTCGGACTGGATCGGGCGGAGGCCCGTCATGATCGCCATGCCTCTGCTCGGCATCATCCTGCCGCTGGGCGCGCTCTACTGGAGCGGGTCGATCTGGGGGCTGGTCCCGATCTTCTTCTTTGGTTGGGGCCTGAACGGGATCTTCCCATTGTTCATGGCCACCGTGCCGTCGGAAAGCGTCGATCCGCGTCAAGCCGCGACCGCGCTGGGTCTCACCATGGGATCAGCGGAAATCCTCGGCGGGGTCTTCGCGCCTTCGCTGGCCGGTGTAGCGGCGGACGCGACCAGCCTTGCCGCGCCCTTGTGGATCATGGTGGTGCTGGCGATCCTCGGCGGGATCGTGGCGATGTTCCTCACCGAAACCGCCCCCTCGCAACGCGCAAGGACGGCAGTCGCGGCCTGA
- a CDS encoding cobalamin-independent methionine synthase II family protein, with the protein MIATTHVGSLPRGPELVPLLLAKDHGEPYDAAQFETVVQQAIDDAVAKQVEAGVSVVSDGELGKVGYSTYIIERLEGFGGHTDRKPALDLAPLPELRKKLAAIMGDQEFTRASCIAPVKLKNLQPCHDDIRRFDQALKAQGRGARGFMNAASPGLITAFQPNAYYPSHEAYLADLVTAMRPEYQAIIDAGFDLQLDCPDLAMSRHTGYQDVSDAEFVKIAEANVEALNAATEGLPRDRLRMHICWGNYEGPHDCDIDLAKVLPTILRARPGVVLFESANPRHEHEWTVWRDAKLPDDLVLAPGLIDSCSNYVEHPELVAQRIERFAGIVGAERVIGSTDCGFGTFAGYGKIDPAVTWKKLQALREGADIAAKRLASVPA; encoded by the coding sequence GTGATCGCAACGACACATGTCGGAAGTCTGCCGCGCGGGCCGGAACTTGTTCCCTTGCTGCTCGCGAAGGATCATGGCGAGCCTTATGACGCCGCGCAGTTCGAGACGGTTGTGCAGCAAGCCATCGACGATGCCGTCGCCAAGCAGGTCGAGGCCGGAGTCAGCGTCGTGTCCGATGGCGAACTCGGCAAGGTCGGTTACTCAACCTATATCATCGAGCGTCTGGAGGGCTTTGGTGGCCACACCGATCGCAAGCCGGCGCTCGACCTCGCGCCCTTGCCGGAGCTGCGCAAGAAGTTGGCCGCGATCATGGGCGATCAGGAGTTCACCCGCGCCTCATGCATCGCACCGGTGAAGCTCAAGAACCTGCAGCCCTGCCATGACGACATTCGCCGGTTCGATCAGGCGCTCAAGGCGCAGGGTAGGGGTGCGCGGGGCTTTATGAATGCCGCGTCACCGGGTCTGATCACGGCCTTCCAGCCCAACGCCTACTATCCCAGCCACGAGGCCTATCTCGCGGATCTGGTGACGGCCATGCGCCCTGAATATCAGGCGATCATCGATGCGGGCTTCGACCTGCAGCTTGATTGCCCCGACCTCGCCATGTCCCGCCACACCGGCTATCAGGATGTGAGCGACGCAGAGTTCGTGAAGATTGCCGAGGCCAATGTCGAGGCACTGAACGCGGCCACCGAAGGCCTCCCGCGCGACCGGCTGCGGATGCACATCTGCTGGGGCAATTATGAAGGCCCGCATGATTGCGACATCGATCTTGCTAAGGTGCTGCCGACGATCCTGCGGGCCCGCCCCGGCGTGGTGCTGTTTGAATCGGCCAATCCGCGCCACGAGCATGAGTGGACCGTGTGGCGGGATGCGAAGTTGCCCGACGATCTCGTCTTGGCGCCCGGCCTCATCGACAGCTGCTCGAACTATGTCGAGCATCCGGAACTGGTCGCCCAGCGGATCGAGCGCTTTGCGGGCATCGTCGGCGCTGAGCGCGTGATCGGCAGCACGGATTGCGGCTTCGGCACCTTTGCCGGCTATGGCAAGATCGATCCCGCCGTCACGTGGAAGAAGCTGCAGGCCCTGCGGGAAGGCGCCGATATTGCAGCCAAACGCCTCGCGAGCGTGCCGGCCTAA